One Ostrea edulis chromosome 6, xbOstEdul1.1, whole genome shotgun sequence genomic window, AATTTAAGCAAAACCTGAAAGTAATTGCTACAAAGCTAATTACATGTGTACTTGAAATGaagatatttatatgtatttatttctaaCTTAAAGCTGGTTAATAGTTCAATCTGACttaagtacagacctatatagGTCTGTATTTTGGTCAGACTGGTTAATAGTTTTACGTGCTAATTTACTAGAGTACTTTTTAATTTAAAGGACTGTGTGCCAATTCTATTTTCTTATGCATTGTACGCACTTTTCATGGCAGATTAATTCATCAGTTCACTAAGTCCATTATTCTATACTcttggggatctgggttagagtaggtcctcagtactctttgcttgttgtaagaggtgattaaatggggcggtacttcggatgagaccgcaaaaagtgaggtcccgtatcacaggaggtgtggcacgataaagatcccttcctgctgaattgccgtaagcaccgagcataggtctaaattttccgggtgttgctaaaacgcggaacaaAAAAcgaaacggaaaatattgtatgcaatcaTGTTATGAGGAGGTAAGCATTTTGCAATAGGTTTACCATTAACatgggaagcagaaattacagagagagcgggaagtcatccacagaattcaccgtttcatatactctatgcaaggtgaagataacgaacagttatcaatcccataactcctacaagcaatacaaaatagatagttgggcaaacacggacccccggacacaccagaggtgggaccaggtgcccaggaggagtaagcatcccctgttgaccggtcacacccgccgtgagccccatatcccgatcaggcaaacggagccacctgcagtcaaatcagtgcgccaagaacggctcaacaaccggtatgaaacacgtcagacagcacttgacccaatgcgaggttgtattgacgaactagatcgttataacgaccatagaatttgcgaaatgctgacttcaatctatactaatgcatatatattttaaaatcatcaatattaataaagagaaaaaaaagaaattgatcatactgaaaaagacttgaattttcaaattttatatccaataaatgaacaccccccccccctcaaacaAATTCCATtgtaaattcacaattttccccaaacacAGCCTTCCTAAAGCGAACttgcttttattcttaattTCGTTCTACACCtgttatattacatgtatgtatgtatgtatgtatgtatgattgtatcacatcaaattttaaagcgaacgagtccggtgtgtataaaaggtttgcctcatttgggatgaattaTGTTAAAGTTCCTACATTTGCCTAAGGTGAAGTTAACGATCCATAGTACGAGAAATTAAtagatatgaaatagctaaaagactAACAGACAAtgtatgcttgaatggaattatcTCATTGTTAATCTCAAtattaagatacaagtatttagtttagaattaaattgttagaagtcctccctatttaggattggagtgctgcggtcactAAGCTTCTGTTACTTAAACatctctgttagttaaaaaaaatatatatatcacacacaagatgtttaacttgctggtcatgaattgtcgttgttatatacataaCACACTTcttgttgtaagtacacacattatgtattatgtaaatgtgcGTTGATGACGTTTTGCTACAGGGGGAGGGGGCATATAAAGTACGTGTGTTTTATTCctttctctacccataggtgtcgctgctcattaacacatctgtcaatgctGACATTTCATAagtcttgtaaaacgctttattaattcttatacaaacgtttaacttcgcttaatttatgatgcagaattttaagttaaaattgttttaccgcttgtaaacccataggtgtcgctgctcattaacacatctgtcaatgctGACATTTCATAagtcttgtaaaacgctttattaattcttatacaaacgtttaacttcgcttaatttatgatgcagaattttaagttaaaattgttttaccgcttgtaaaaCAATTcccaaaattttaattttaaacataGCAAAGTATTTCTTCTGATTTTTTGTGTTATCTttgctacattaatcattctaattcttaactTCTGCTCCGTTTTCCCATCTGCGTTTAAGCAACACCCAatttttgcagtccttcaccggcgaTTGTAACGaccccatatgagtgaaagactCGAgagagggacgtcaaacaatattcaatcaatatttgATCAGTTATCAAGTCTTTGAGACTCGATATCCTCCTGTCCAAGACATGATCAATGCGGGTATGCCTAATTCTAGACTGTTTATCTTTTGTTTCATGAAGTGGTCACCTTGTTTACTTTCTGTTCTCTTGTAGACCTTTTTACAAGTGCTTAATAAGGAATCTTTCTGATGACAAGATGATTTATGCAATGATGACCATCATTAATTAACTCGTCCTCGTTTGAGAATAATTATGTCACACATTATCTCTTCGTGTTTTGTGGATCAGTCCATATATTGGACGAATAATCGCCTCTTAAACAACTTTAAGTTATTGATTAGCAAGCCAAAAGCAATACACGTGTAATTTGTAgtgtatatacatttacatttccCAATGCATTCCCTTATATGGCAATACTAGGGGAATAGACATTCAATTCCGTAATAACATAAAGGCAGTCACGTGATCAGTCTTTTTTGTGTaagaatacaatcaccgcttcaaaagtcaggtACGTTCACCGGGCTTCTTGCTTACGCAATATAGTAGCGGATTTAGAGAACTTTTCGCCACAAATTCAAAAAATAAGAAATTGTGTGACTAAAtttccagattggcacccaaaatgacTGTCaggagtattttggctaatacttgactttcacatgcGCCTTCCCTTTTTcgaaaatcctggatccgccactgcaatgacgTTATAATAGAAACGAGaataaaaccaaaacaaaaacaaaaaacgtaTCAGAATATTGATAAATAGTATTTTTtaagtctcgttcaaccagacactcggctgtctctGCAAATCTCCGACGCGATCTACGGAGAAAGCAGggcgtctggttgcacgagacttaagttgggttttttgttgttgtaaacaaccaagaatttcatcaattaataaaacagaaacattaagCATACAGTTCAAATGTTTCATTTTGAATACCGTCTGCAACTAAGACTGAACTGCAACATGACGAATTCATAAGAGGAAACAAAGAAATGGAGGCAGAGTTTTAGGACTGTTTACTTTATGATGATGATAACATGTTGTTTCCGGGCAACAGCCATGACTCGGCGTGAGCAAGGCTGGTTTCTATGCTCGAAAATTAagttcatgtcagggtaccgctgcgagtcttcattaaagTCCTACAGCAGAAATCTTTCAAGTGAGTGAACTAAACCTCTCTGTCAGTTCGTTTTTTACCACACACTGGAGGTAAAATAAAAAGcatacccctcctaggcacctgattccacctctggtgtgtccaggggtccgtgtttgcccaactatctattttgtattgcttttaggagttatgggattgatcgctgttcgttatcttcaccttaacgttaacttgatcCATCTATCCTCCGTCAATTCTCTCCtctgaatttctgtcgaaatctctGTTCAACAAATGCGTTTTCAATTTCAAGTAGGCAttgtgtagcgatatacgtgagtggatcaaaggatgtaaaacttatacggtaccaattttgatgcaccagatgcgcatttcgacaaataatgtctcttcagtgatgctcaagccgaaattttggaaattcgaaataacaataaacttgtaagagctaaaaggaaaactagagtgccaaattcaggatctaattttaattagattgtttctAAAATATTCTTGTATTTCTTGTAATTTTATATAGCGTAAGGTAAGGCTTAACTCTCTTCATTTCCAGTTGTTCAGGGTGTACATGTCTGGTGTAGTGCGTGGTTTTGTAAAGATGAAGTAATTAAGATTGTCAATATTCATTATCGAGTTTACCATGTAGTATATAAGTATATGATTGTATCTGTTTCGTAATCGACTTGTCAGTTTCAGTAAGTCAGGTACATCTTAGACATTAGGCTTGGGGGGAAATTGTCTTGTATATTTTTGGGTAAAAAATATTGGGTTTTAAAAAGATTTCcaaaattattgacatttttttttttggaggtctgaaaaaaaaattaacaatggcACTTTCTATTTTCAGGTATTCTGGAGACTTCATTATTCCGTCCCGGAGATATGTCTCGGGACACCAACGGTACAACCTCTGTCATTAATGAGGACTTCAAAGAGTTCTACGAGCAGGCCAGGTTTATCACGGGACTCATCCTGTATCCCATTTTCTGTGTCTTGGGGCTAATTGGAAATGGCCTAGGTATAGCTGTTATGCTCCAGAAACAGATGAGATCGTCGACAAACGTGTATCTTCTTGCTTTGGCGATATCTGATGGGATCAAAATCATTTGCGACGCACTGTATTTTCTTGTGGTGCTCTTTTTAGAAATAGATCCGAAGACCGGGAACCGcctgtacatatttttgtacCCATACGCGCACTATGTTTTCAATGCATCTCTTTGTATATCGGCATGGCTCACAGTGGCGGTGGCAGTAGAAAGGTACGTGTACGTGTGTCACGTTCACAGAGTTCGAACCTACTGCACCTTGTCTCGAGCCAGAGCGATATCCTTCAGTGTGTTCATCATCATGAGCTTAGCTTCCATTCCATATGCCTTGCGATACAAAACTGTTGAGAGCGAAAACAACTCCACCTCCTGGACCAGTTACGACCTAAGCCTTACCGACTTATGGGCGGATTCAAAATTTGCTTCCATCTTTACATGGACACAGTATTTTATCAGAATTATCATTCCACTCACATTGTTGATTGTACTCAATATATTCATAATGTACGGAATTCGAAAATGCCGCATCGGAAGAAAAAATCACAGGATAACGGTCATGTTGATTGTCGTCatcattgtttttatcatatgcATTATCCCGGATGCCATAATGTCGACCTTCTTGGGTTTTGGGTACTACGAGGAGGACTATCTCGCACGAGCTATTCGGGAAATCACCGATTTGTTTTTGCTTATCAACACGACCATTAACTTTGTGATATACTGCGCCTTTAACACAATTTTTTGGAGAAATTTCCAATCTCTGTTTTGCTCTTGTTGTATTTCCAAAGGAACATTGCTGGAAAATTCACATATGAGACAACTTTCACTGTGTGGTCGGGAACATTCGAAAAGAACACTCATACGTGCACGTGTTGTTCAGGAGGAGAGGCTCCTCCCGGAGCCAGCTgcaatttgaataaaaatccATTGTACATCATGTAGATGCTATTTTGACTGATCTACAATGATACTCAGAAAAGGAATTCTAAGGTGTTCTGTTGTTTGTGCCACCTTGTTTACTGTCACGTCTCGATTACCCGGTAATGTGTTTTCAGCCAGTGTGGTTAGATTCCACAAAAATGTTTTCACAGCGATTCATTGTCAAAGTGCACTTATTATTGAAATATAGATATGTTTTGAAactataattacatgtatttgttctgatttatatatcatatgagtcgtatgtatgtgtgtaggactccaaagtgcgatggtttgcgCCACAACCTGATGCCCTGATGTTACACGCCACATTGCGATGGTCCACTCATGCGtcaagtgcgatggtgtgagaCGAGTGTGCCAAAGTGTGAAGGTGTGTCACGCCATAGTGCAATGGCTCACAAcaatgcgccaaagtgcgatggtgtgacacgccgaagTCCGTTAGTTTGCAAAATTAAATGGATACAGTATTAAGATACAAACTGTActaatgcaaaaaaaaaaaaaactgagcCGAGAATACAGAGAGAAAGGTGATAACTTATTGAATTACCAATTCGTTGTCGTATTATTGTTTACAAACTCGAAATCACACAGAACGTTTTGCGTTATTGCATACCCCCTCCGGAATTTAGTAATAAATGATCGTGAATCCAATCAAGCCTGTTTGAGCGAAACAGATCTTTCGACAGAAAATGCACTTTGCTGTTCTCACTGTGTCTTGCCCTTGGTATTGTAACGTCACCGGAACACTAACGCACTGGATTATCACTCCttgaaataatgtaaataattaCTAAAGAACGAAAACACACAAGtcttgtattttaaacgaataaCAAGTTTATTCTGAACACAGATTTAttcagttttataaaagtttaatgaataaaaGATAATTACGAGTTTACATTCttgtcttacatgtatgtattctgACCCGGTAATATTTTAACCAGTAATTTAGCGACTGGTAAACTCAACCGGTAATGAATTCAAGAAACATTAATTAAATCCAAGAAAACTGGTAAATCTAACCAGTAGTTCAAGCAACTGGTAAACTCAACCAGTAATACCCaagaaatattaattaaatCCAAGGAGACTGGGCAACCTAACCATTAATGAACGACACTGGTAAATATTTAACCAGTAACGATAATTAAATATCTGACGTGGTATTGACTGGCAATCCCAACCAGTAATATAAAACACTTAGCACTCGCTGCTAAAACTCAACGCTAAATATTAACAAA contains:
- the LOC125645694 gene encoding sex peptide receptor-like isoform X1 → MHTIFRLWIYPSRGILETSLFRPGDMSRDTNGTTSVINEDFKEFYEQARFITGLILYPIFCVLGLIGNGLGIAVMLQKQMRSSTNVYLLALAISDGIKIICDALYFLVVLFLEIDPKTGNRLYIFLYPYAHYVFNASLCISAWLTVAVAVERYVYVCHVHRVRTYCTLSRARAISFSVFIIMSLASIPYALRYKTVESENNSTSWTSYDLSLTDLWADSKFASIFTWTQYFIRIIIPLTLLIVLNIFIMYGIRKCRIGRKNHRITVMLIVVIIVFIICIIPDAIMSTFLGFGYYEEDYLARAIREITDLFLLINTTINFVIYCAFNTIFWRNFQSLFCSCCISKGTLLENSHMRQLSLCGREHSKRTLIRARVVQEERLLPEPAAI
- the LOC125645694 gene encoding sex peptide receptor-like isoform X2 encodes the protein MSRDTNGTTSVINEDFKEFYEQARFITGLILYPIFCVLGLIGNGLGIAVMLQKQMRSSTNVYLLALAISDGIKIICDALYFLVVLFLEIDPKTGNRLYIFLYPYAHYVFNASLCISAWLTVAVAVERYVYVCHVHRVRTYCTLSRARAISFSVFIIMSLASIPYALRYKTVESENNSTSWTSYDLSLTDLWADSKFASIFTWTQYFIRIIIPLTLLIVLNIFIMYGIRKCRIGRKNHRITVMLIVVIIVFIICIIPDAIMSTFLGFGYYEEDYLARAIREITDLFLLINTTINFVIYCAFNTIFWRNFQSLFCSCCISKGTLLENSHMRQLSLCGREHSKRTLIRARVVQEERLLPEPAAI